The genome window GGCGATCGGCGCCGGAATCGTCACCGCATCGCCTCGAGCGCCTCGACGATGAGCGCCCGCGGCACCCGCCGTCCGTAGCCGGCGTCGGTGCGCGCCATCTCGCCGATGCCTGCCGGAAGGGCGAACTCGATCTGGCCGCCGCGCGACTTCTTGTCCGTCGCGGCCGCGTCGACGAGGCGAGGCGCGTCGATCCCCTCGGGAAGCCGGACCGGGAGACCGACCGTTCGAAGCAGCGCCTCCATCCGCGACGCCTCGCCGGCCCCGATCAGCCCCACCCGGACGGCGATCCCCGCCTCCACCGCCATCCCGACCGAGATCGCCTCGCCGTGGGACATCGCGAAGTCGGTGGCCAGCTCGAGCGCGTGGCCGATCGTGTGGCCGAAGTTGAGGATCTTCCGGAGGTCGCGCTCCGCGTCGTCGGCGGCGACGATCTCCGCTTTCAGCCGCATCCCCCGCTCGAGAAAGACCCTCACGGTCGCCCCATCGCGCGTCGCCAGCGCCTCGGCCCGAGCCTCCATCTCCTCGAAAAGCACGGCGTCGCGGATGATCCCGGCCTTGATGATCTCGGCCAGGCCGGTCCGGTGCTCGCGATCCGGGAGCGAGTCGAGGAAATCGGTGTCGGCGAGGATCGCCGCCGGGTGGTGGAGCGTGCCGATGAGGTTCTTCCCGAGCGGGTGATCGACGCCGTTCTTGCCGCCGATCGAGGCGTCGGCCATCGCGAGAAGGCTCGTCGGCACCTGGACCAGCGGAATGCCGCGCATGTACGTCGCGGCGACGAACCCCGCGAGATCGAGGGTCACCCCGCCGCCGACTGCGACAATCGCCGCATCGCGGCCGAGCCCCGACGCGATCAGCCGATCCTCGATCCCCTCCTTGACGGCGCGGGTCTTGTGCCGCTCCCCGGCCGGGAAGGCGCAGAGCGCCGCGTCCACGCCGGCGTCCCGCAGGCGGGCGAGGACCGACGCCGCGAGCGTCGTCTCGAGGTTCGAGTCGGTGATGACGGCGCAGCGCGACGCGCGCGTGGCGCGCACGTGATCCGGCGCCTCGGCCGAGGCGCCGGACCCGACGACGATGGGACAGACCCGGCCGCCGGGGAGGGAGAGCGCGAACCGCGAGAGGAGCGAGCTCCCCTCGTCCCGCATCACGGCAACGTCCCGGGGCCGGGCGCGGCCCGGCTCAGGGCCTCCGGGAGGCGTCCCCGATTCCCGCGAGGAAATCGGAGGCGAGCTTTCTCTGGGTCTTCTCGTCCATCGACGACTGGACGATGCGCCCGGCGGCCTGAACGGCGAGGTCCACGGTGGCGGCCCTGAGCTCCGCGATCGCGGCGCGCTTCTGGCGCTCGATCTCCTCGAGCCCCTTCTTCCGGGCCTCGTCGGCCTCCGCCTGGGCTTTCGCCATCAGCTCCTGGCGAAGCCTCTCGGCCTCCCGCTGCCCCTTCTCGATCACGCCCGCCATCTCCTGGCGAGCCTTCTTCATCGCCTCTCGGCTGTCGGCGAGGTGCTTCTCGGCCTCTTCCTTGGCCTTGCGCGCCTCGTCGAGGGAGCCCTTGATCGCCTTCTCGCGCTCCTCGAGGAGCCCGAGGATCGGCTTCCAGGCGAAGGCCCGGAGGCCGGCGACCAGGATGCCGAAGGTGATCAGCGTCCAGATGATCGTCCCGGGCTGCGGGCTGAGGAACTGACTGCCGCCTTCCATCGCCGGCTCTACTTCAGGAAGACGATGAGGATGGCGACGACCTCGGCCAGAAGGGTGGCGCCTTCGATGAGGCCCGCGGCGATCAGCATGTTGGTGCCGATCGCGCCTCCGGCCTGGGGCTGGCGGGCGATGCCGTCCATCGCCGCGGCCGCGAGCTTGCCGATGCCGAGGCCGCCGCCCACGACGGCCAGTCCGGCGCCGAGGGCCGCCGCCACGTAGGGAAGGTGAAGAGTGTCCATCTTGTTTCCGTCTCCTTTTCTGTTGGACCCGGGCCGATCAGTGGCTCGGATGAAGTTGCAGTCCTATGAACAGCGAGGTCAGCATCGTGAAGATGTAAGCCTGAATCAGCGCGACGAGCAGCTCGAGCATGTAGACGAAGAGCGCGAACGGGATGGAGAAGACCGACGCGGCCGCCATCTGCAGGGCGAAGATGATCGAGATGAGCGCGAGGATGGCCACGTGGCCGGCCGTCATGTTGGCGAAGAGCCGCACCATGAGCGCGAACGGCTTGATCACCACGAATCCGAAGAGCTCGATGACGAAGATGAGGATGGCGACCGGGAACATGTAGATCGGCAATCCGCCCGGGATCATGTGCTTCAGGTGCTTGATGAGGCCGTGGCGCCTTATCCCCTCGAGCTGGATCATGACGAGCGTGCAGAGGGCGAGAGCGCCCGTCACGTTGATGTTCCCCGTGGCCGTGGAGCCGTAGGGGACGAGCCCGAGCAGATTGCACGCGAGGATGAAGAAGAAGAGCGTGAGGAGGTACGGGGTGAGGCGCTTCGCGTCCTTCTCCCCGAGCGTCTTCACCGCAACCTCCTGGTGGATGAACTCGACGCCGATCTCGAGGAGGTTCACCATCCCCTTCGGCACGATCTGGCGCTTCCTGAAGGCGAGGCCGAAGACGAGGAGCAGAATCAGCCCGACGATCCACATCATCACGACGTGCTTCGTGATGGACATGTCGATGCCGAAGAGCTGGAGGTGCGGCAGCTCGACCTCGCCGAGGAACGGCACCTCCAGCGAGTTCCCGTTCGAGATGTGGTGGATGATGTTGTGCGAGATCTGCTCGCCGAGCGTGGGACTCCCCGCGGCCGCCCCGTGCGCGGCCCCGGCCGCGCCGGCGGCCAGGGCTTCGGCGTTCGCATCCACCGCGTGCGCGGCTTCCTGGATCATCGTGTTCGCGTCCGATCAGTCGTGTCGCGAGCGCGCGGCGGACTGCATGCGAAGAAACCCTTCGATGGCGAGAGCTTCGCCGAGAAGAGTCACTCCCATGAGCCCGGCGGCGAGCGCCGGCACGTTCAGTGATGTGGTGAGCGCAAGGATTATCAAGAAAGCCGCAAAGGCTAGCATCTTGACCGTCGTGACGGCAAGAGAGACCTGAACCCCCGAGAGTGGAGCCTTGAGGAACTGACGCCTCGTCAGCTCGTACCCCGCGAGCGTCACCGTCCCGGCGAAGAGCGCCCCCAGCCCCGCGGCCGCGAGGAGGTCCGATCGCTCCGGCGCCGCAATGTACAGGCCGCCGAGCCCGCTCGCCGCGCATCCGAGAAGAAGCAGCCAGAACCGGACATCGATGGGACGACCCGGACGCGCCGCGCTCATTCGCTCCACTCCCCGTGATCGCCGCCCTCGGCGGACGCGACCGCCTTGAAGAAGAGGTAGAAGCCGACGACGAGGCCCGCCAGCGCCCCGGCGAGAGTGAGCCAGGGGCGAAGGGCGAAGACCCTGTCCAGGTACCATCCCCCGGCGGTGCAGATCGCGATCGACGCGACGAACGAGGCCCCGATGCCGAGCAGCGGCCCCGCCCGCCGCATGATCTCCTCGCGCGTCGTCCCGCCCTTCACATCCCCGGAATCCGGCTCGGCCATGGGAGCTCCCGGCGGCCCCTCACGGGCCGCCACCTGCGCTTCGCGATTCTCAGCCGATCAGCGCCATGCGGGCGTACGTGACGAAGCGGTCCGGGTAGACGCCGATGAGCAGCGTGAAGAAGACA of Acidobacteriota bacterium contains these proteins:
- the aroB gene encoding 3-dehydroquinate synthase, which gives rise to MMRDEGSSLLSRFALSLPGGRVCPIVVGSGASAEAPDHVRATRASRCAVITDSNLETTLAASVLARLRDAGVDAALCAFPAGERHKTRAVKEGIEDRLIASGLGRDAAIVAVGGGVTLDLAGFVAATYMRGIPLVQVPTSLLAMADASIGGKNGVDHPLGKNLIGTLHHPAAILADTDFLDSLPDREHRTGLAEIIKAGIIRDAVLFEEMEARAEALATRDGATVRVFLERGMRLKAEIVAADDAERDLRKILNFGHTIGHALELATDFAMSHGEAISVGMAVEAGIAVRVGLIGAGEASRMEALLRTVGLPVRLPEGIDAPRLVDAAATDKKSRGGQIEFALPAGIGEMARTDAGYGRRVPRALIVEALEAMR
- the atpF gene encoding F0F1 ATP synthase subunit B, whose translation is MEGGSQFLSPQPGTIIWTLITFGILVAGLRAFAWKPILGLLEEREKAIKGSLDEARKAKEEAEKHLADSREAMKKARQEMAGVIEKGQREAERLRQELMAKAQAEADEARKKGLEEIERQKRAAIAELRAATVDLAVQAAGRIVQSSMDEKTQRKLASDFLAGIGDASRRP
- a CDS encoding ATP synthase F0 subunit C; this encodes MDTLHLPYVAAALGAGLAVVGGGLGIGKLAAAAMDGIARQPQAGGAIGTNMLIAAGLIEGATLLAEVVAILIVFLK
- the atpB gene encoding F0F1 ATP synthase subunit A encodes the protein MIQEAAHAVDANAEALAAGAAGAAHGAAAGSPTLGEQISHNIIHHISNGNSLEVPFLGEVELPHLQLFGIDMSITKHVVMMWIVGLILLLVFGLAFRKRQIVPKGMVNLLEIGVEFIHQEVAVKTLGEKDAKRLTPYLLTLFFFILACNLLGLVPYGSTATGNINVTGALALCTLVMIQLEGIRRHGLIKHLKHMIPGGLPIYMFPVAILIFVIELFGFVVIKPFALMVRLFANMTAGHVAILALISIIFALQMAAASVFSIPFALFVYMLELLVALIQAYIFTMLTSLFIGLQLHPSH
- a CDS encoding AtpZ/AtpI family protein, whose translation is MRRAGPLLGIGASFVASIAICTAGGWYLDRVFALRPWLTLAGALAGLVVGFYLFFKAVASAEGGDHGEWSE